One Melospiza melodia melodia isolate bMelMel2 chromosome 1, bMelMel2.pri, whole genome shotgun sequence genomic window carries:
- the GPLD1 gene encoding phosphatidylinositol-glycan-specific phospholipase D isoform X1 — MVGLKIWSVSLVILYHFCQRCIPCGISTHVEIAHRALEFFTNHEGSVNYRKLLLKHQDAFQAGSIYPDAFYPPICKRGMFHDVSEDTHWSPFLKASIDYIRRNYPQPWEEATEKLVAFLFGIASHMVADVSWHSLGIDQGFLKAMGEIDFRGSYSEAHSVGDFGGDVVSQSELDFSYLASSWYVPVKDLAAIYKEFYGKEIITESTIAECTYLLFFELHGERLLVGKLFPTFASKSPFLVDKFHEYFLGGVDDMAFWTNNIFELTSHMLENGSSDCYLPENPLFINCTKEHKDSHIRNKQSKHEHHKNTNSLLSETLEKNINYTERGVQFDIQPWATKSLHLINHAFKTNVWRALGATHQKSSKHISKPAASYFLTSPYARLGWALISADLNQDGYEDLVAGAPGYSTMGRVQIGRVYVVYGNQSGLPPGDMDLDGKADQVLQGHQPSGRFGSALAVLDFNEDGVPDLAIGAPSVGSQFLTYKGAVYVYFGTERRGLAPQPNVTITCQYSYCNLGWSLLAADVDGNGNADLVVGSPYAPGGGKQKGFVVAFYSHFNRSHQGLLSVQDANWMVQGEENYAWFGFSLASCQLENMTLLLIGSPTWKTCSSCNPLLLDVRQSVGKVYGYNPPSTEPWFEITGDKEMGRMGLSLASGVLSVAGNTRKVLVVGAPTADSLSRILFMSSVLHQAGLALVYDLSNSTKPSLLSTFSGDRRFSRFGGDIYLSDLDSDGLDEMIVASPLRTSGVTSVLAGGAAGRVYIFSGRQASSGNVTGHCTSWTSPCPDDWAQYVLTSPEELSRFGSSVTTVKSERKKEVVVAAERSSAKARLGGRLFVYSL; from the exons ATGGTTGGTCTGAAGATTTGGTCTGTCTCTCTGGTTATACTCTACCATTTCTGTCAGAGATGTATCCCGTGTGGAATTTCAACACATGTTGAAATAG CACACAGAGCTCTGGAATTTTTCACTAATCATGAAGGGAGTGTTAATTATAGAAAG TTATTATTAAAGCACCAAGATGCTTTTCAGGCTGGAAGCATTTATCCTGATGCCTTTTATCCTCCAATCTGCAAACGTG GAATGTTCCATGATGTGTCTGAAGACACTCACTGGTCACCATTTCTCAAAGCAAGTATTGACTACATCAGAAGGAATTATCCTCAGCCTTGGGAAGAG GCTACAGAGAAGCTGGTGGCTTTCCTGTTTGGAATTGCTTCACATATGGTGGCAGATGTTAGCTGGCATAGCCTGGGCATCGACCAAGGATTTCTAAAGGCCATGGGAGAA atTGATTTTCGTGGTTCATACTCAGAAGCTCACAGTGTTGGAGATTTTG GAGGAGATGTAGTGAGTCAGTCTGAGCTGGACTTCAGTTACCTGGCATCGAGTTG GTATGTACCTGTCAAAGACTTAGCTGCTATCTATAAGGAATTTTATGGAAAAGAGATCATAACTGAAAGCACAATTGCTGAATGTACTTATTTGCTGTTTTTTGAACT GCATGGAGAAAGGCTTCTTGTTGGCAAG CTTTTTCCAACATTTGCTAGTAAATCTCCATTTCTGGTGGACAAGTTCCACGAATATTTCCTTGGGGGAGTGGATGACATGGCATTCTGGACCAACAACATTTTTGAGCTGACGAGCCACATGCTAGAGAATGGAAGCAG TGACTGCTACCTGCCTGAGAACCCTCTGTTCATAAACTGCACAAAGGAGCACAAGGACAGCCACAT CAGAAACAAACAATCAAAACATGAACATCACAAGAATACAAATTCTTTGCTTTCAGAAACACTTGAGAAGAATATAAACTACACTGAGAGAGGAGTTCAGTTTGACATACAGCCTTGGGCAACA aaatcCCTCCACTTGATAAACCATGCTTTTAAAACCAATGTCTGGAGAGCATTAGGAGCTACACATCAGAAATCTTCTAAGCACATCTCCAAGCCAGCAGCTTCATATTTTCTGACTTCACCCTATGCTAGGCTTGGatg GGCACTGATCTCAGCTGACCTAAACCAGGATGGATATGAAGATCTGGTGGCTGGAGCACCAGGGTACAGCACCATGGGCCGAGTTCAGATAGGAAGGGTGTATGTGGTCTATGGCAACCAGTCAGGTTTGCCACCAGGGGACATGGATCTGGATGGGAAAGCTGACCAAGTACTACAGGGTCATCAG CCTTCAGGAAGATTTGGTTCTGCCTTGGCAGTCCTGGACTTCAATGAGGATGGAGTGCCAGATCTGGCAATTGGAGCACCTTCTGTGGGATCTCAGTTTCTTACCTACAAA GGTGCTGTGTATGTCTACTTTGGAACGGAGAGAAGAGGCTTGGCACCTCAGCCAAACGTTACCATAACGTGTCAG TATTCCTACTGTAATCTTGGTTGGTCCCTCCTGGCAGCTGATGTTGATGGGAATGGAAATGCTGATCTGGTTGTGGGCTCTCCATATGCTCCCGGTGGTGGAAAGCAGAAAGGATTTGTGGTTGCATTTTACTCTCATTTCAACAGGAGCCACCAAG GACTTCTCTCAGTACAGGATGCCAACTGGATGGTGCAGGGGGAAGAAAACTATGCTTGGTTTGGATTTTCACTTGCTAGCTGCCAGCTGGAGAACATGACATTACTGCTGATTGGTAGCCCTACATGGAAGACTTGTTCTAG CTGCAATCCCCTCTTGCTGGATGTCAGACAGAGTGTTGGGAAGGTGTACGGGTATAACCCACCAAGTACAGAGCCCTGGTTTGAGATCACTGGAGACAAG GAGATGGGCAGAATGGGTTTGTCTCTGGCCAGTGGTGTGCTGTCTGTGGCGGGGAACACAAGGAAAGTTTTGGTGGTGGGTGCACCTACTGCAG acaGCCTGTCTAGGATTTTATTTATGTCCTCAGTGCTGCATCAAGCTGGACTGGCTCTGGTTTATGATCTGTCAAACAGCACCAAGCCTTCTCTGCTCAGCACATTCAGTGGGGACAGGAGGTTTTCTCGTTTCGGAGGAGACATATACCTAAGTGATCTGGATAGTGACGGACTAG ATGAAATGATTGTGGCATCCCCACTGCGAACTAGTGGCGTCACCTCAGTCCTGGCTGGTGGGGCTGCTGGCCGTGTTTATATTTTCAGTGGCAGACAGGCATCCTCAGGGAATGTGACAGGCCACTGCACATCATGGACATCTCCTTGTCCTGACGACTGG GCGCAGTATGTCCTGACTTCTCCTGAG GAACTATCAAGATTTGGGAGTTCCGTTACCACtgtgaaatctgaaagaaag AAAGAAGTTGTAGTGGCAGCAGAGAGAAGTTCTGCGAAAGCTCGACTTGGTGGAAGGCTTTTTGTCTACTCACTCTAG
- the GPLD1 gene encoding phosphatidylinositol-glycan-specific phospholipase D isoform X2, with protein MVGLKIWSVSLVILYHFCQRCIPCGISTHVEIAHRALEFFTNHEGSVNYRKLLLKHQDAFQAGSIYPDAFYPPICKRGMFHDVSEDTHWSPFLKASIDYIRRNYPQPWEEATEKLVAFLFGIASHMVADVSWHSLGIDQGFLKAMGEIDFRGSYSEAHSVGDFGGDVVSQSELDFSYLASSWYVPVKDLAAIYKEFYGKEIITESTIAECTYLLFFELHGERLLVGKLFPTFASKSPFLVDKFHEYFLGGVDDMAFWTNNIFELTSHMLENGSSDCYLPENPLFINCTKEHKDSHINKQSKHEHHKNTNSLLSETLEKNINYTERGVQFDIQPWATKSLHLINHAFKTNVWRALGATHQKSSKHISKPAASYFLTSPYARLGWALISADLNQDGYEDLVAGAPGYSTMGRVQIGRVYVVYGNQSGLPPGDMDLDGKADQVLQGHQPSGRFGSALAVLDFNEDGVPDLAIGAPSVGSQFLTYKGAVYVYFGTERRGLAPQPNVTITCQYSYCNLGWSLLAADVDGNGNADLVVGSPYAPGGGKQKGFVVAFYSHFNRSHQGLLSVQDANWMVQGEENYAWFGFSLASCQLENMTLLLIGSPTWKTCSSCNPLLLDVRQSVGKVYGYNPPSTEPWFEITGDKEMGRMGLSLASGVLSVAGNTRKVLVVGAPTADSLSRILFMSSVLHQAGLALVYDLSNSTKPSLLSTFSGDRRFSRFGGDIYLSDLDSDGLDEMIVASPLRTSGVTSVLAGGAAGRVYIFSGRQASSGNVTGHCTSWTSPCPDDWAQYVLTSPEELSRFGSSVTTVKSERKKEVVVAAERSSAKARLGGRLFVYSL; from the exons ATGGTTGGTCTGAAGATTTGGTCTGTCTCTCTGGTTATACTCTACCATTTCTGTCAGAGATGTATCCCGTGTGGAATTTCAACACATGTTGAAATAG CACACAGAGCTCTGGAATTTTTCACTAATCATGAAGGGAGTGTTAATTATAGAAAG TTATTATTAAAGCACCAAGATGCTTTTCAGGCTGGAAGCATTTATCCTGATGCCTTTTATCCTCCAATCTGCAAACGTG GAATGTTCCATGATGTGTCTGAAGACACTCACTGGTCACCATTTCTCAAAGCAAGTATTGACTACATCAGAAGGAATTATCCTCAGCCTTGGGAAGAG GCTACAGAGAAGCTGGTGGCTTTCCTGTTTGGAATTGCTTCACATATGGTGGCAGATGTTAGCTGGCATAGCCTGGGCATCGACCAAGGATTTCTAAAGGCCATGGGAGAA atTGATTTTCGTGGTTCATACTCAGAAGCTCACAGTGTTGGAGATTTTG GAGGAGATGTAGTGAGTCAGTCTGAGCTGGACTTCAGTTACCTGGCATCGAGTTG GTATGTACCTGTCAAAGACTTAGCTGCTATCTATAAGGAATTTTATGGAAAAGAGATCATAACTGAAAGCACAATTGCTGAATGTACTTATTTGCTGTTTTTTGAACT GCATGGAGAAAGGCTTCTTGTTGGCAAG CTTTTTCCAACATTTGCTAGTAAATCTCCATTTCTGGTGGACAAGTTCCACGAATATTTCCTTGGGGGAGTGGATGACATGGCATTCTGGACCAACAACATTTTTGAGCTGACGAGCCACATGCTAGAGAATGGAAGCAG TGACTGCTACCTGCCTGAGAACCCTCTGTTCATAAACTGCACAAAGGAGCACAAGGACAGCCACAT AAACAAACAATCAAAACATGAACATCACAAGAATACAAATTCTTTGCTTTCAGAAACACTTGAGAAGAATATAAACTACACTGAGAGAGGAGTTCAGTTTGACATACAGCCTTGGGCAACA aaatcCCTCCACTTGATAAACCATGCTTTTAAAACCAATGTCTGGAGAGCATTAGGAGCTACACATCAGAAATCTTCTAAGCACATCTCCAAGCCAGCAGCTTCATATTTTCTGACTTCACCCTATGCTAGGCTTGGatg GGCACTGATCTCAGCTGACCTAAACCAGGATGGATATGAAGATCTGGTGGCTGGAGCACCAGGGTACAGCACCATGGGCCGAGTTCAGATAGGAAGGGTGTATGTGGTCTATGGCAACCAGTCAGGTTTGCCACCAGGGGACATGGATCTGGATGGGAAAGCTGACCAAGTACTACAGGGTCATCAG CCTTCAGGAAGATTTGGTTCTGCCTTGGCAGTCCTGGACTTCAATGAGGATGGAGTGCCAGATCTGGCAATTGGAGCACCTTCTGTGGGATCTCAGTTTCTTACCTACAAA GGTGCTGTGTATGTCTACTTTGGAACGGAGAGAAGAGGCTTGGCACCTCAGCCAAACGTTACCATAACGTGTCAG TATTCCTACTGTAATCTTGGTTGGTCCCTCCTGGCAGCTGATGTTGATGGGAATGGAAATGCTGATCTGGTTGTGGGCTCTCCATATGCTCCCGGTGGTGGAAAGCAGAAAGGATTTGTGGTTGCATTTTACTCTCATTTCAACAGGAGCCACCAAG GACTTCTCTCAGTACAGGATGCCAACTGGATGGTGCAGGGGGAAGAAAACTATGCTTGGTTTGGATTTTCACTTGCTAGCTGCCAGCTGGAGAACATGACATTACTGCTGATTGGTAGCCCTACATGGAAGACTTGTTCTAG CTGCAATCCCCTCTTGCTGGATGTCAGACAGAGTGTTGGGAAGGTGTACGGGTATAACCCACCAAGTACAGAGCCCTGGTTTGAGATCACTGGAGACAAG GAGATGGGCAGAATGGGTTTGTCTCTGGCCAGTGGTGTGCTGTCTGTGGCGGGGAACACAAGGAAAGTTTTGGTGGTGGGTGCACCTACTGCAG acaGCCTGTCTAGGATTTTATTTATGTCCTCAGTGCTGCATCAAGCTGGACTGGCTCTGGTTTATGATCTGTCAAACAGCACCAAGCCTTCTCTGCTCAGCACATTCAGTGGGGACAGGAGGTTTTCTCGTTTCGGAGGAGACATATACCTAAGTGATCTGGATAGTGACGGACTAG ATGAAATGATTGTGGCATCCCCACTGCGAACTAGTGGCGTCACCTCAGTCCTGGCTGGTGGGGCTGCTGGCCGTGTTTATATTTTCAGTGGCAGACAGGCATCCTCAGGGAATGTGACAGGCCACTGCACATCATGGACATCTCCTTGTCCTGACGACTGG GCGCAGTATGTCCTGACTTCTCCTGAG GAACTATCAAGATTTGGGAGTTCCGTTACCACtgtgaaatctgaaagaaag AAAGAAGTTGTAGTGGCAGCAGAGAGAAGTTCTGCGAAAGCTCGACTTGGTGGAAGGCTTTTTGTCTACTCACTCTAG
- the GPLD1 gene encoding phosphatidylinositol-glycan-specific phospholipase D isoform X3 — MVGLKIWSVSLVILYHFCQRCIPCGISTHVEIAHRALEFFTNHEGSVNYRKLLLKHQDAFQAGSIYPDAFYPPICKRGMFHDVSEDTHWSPFLKASIDYIRRNYPQPWEEATEKLVAFLFGIASHMVADVSWHSLGIDQGFLKAMGEIDFRGSYSEAHSVGDFGGDVVSQSELDFSYLASSWHGERLLVGKLFPTFASKSPFLVDKFHEYFLGGVDDMAFWTNNIFELTSHMLENGSSDCYLPENPLFINCTKEHKDSHIRNKQSKHEHHKNTNSLLSETLEKNINYTERGVQFDIQPWATKSLHLINHAFKTNVWRALGATHQKSSKHISKPAASYFLTSPYARLGWALISADLNQDGYEDLVAGAPGYSTMGRVQIGRVYVVYGNQSGLPPGDMDLDGKADQVLQGHQPSGRFGSALAVLDFNEDGVPDLAIGAPSVGSQFLTYKGAVYVYFGTERRGLAPQPNVTITCQYSYCNLGWSLLAADVDGNGNADLVVGSPYAPGGGKQKGFVVAFYSHFNRSHQGLLSVQDANWMVQGEENYAWFGFSLASCQLENMTLLLIGSPTWKTCSSCNPLLLDVRQSVGKVYGYNPPSTEPWFEITGDKEMGRMGLSLASGVLSVAGNTRKVLVVGAPTADSLSRILFMSSVLHQAGLALVYDLSNSTKPSLLSTFSGDRRFSRFGGDIYLSDLDSDGLDEMIVASPLRTSGVTSVLAGGAAGRVYIFSGRQASSGNVTGHCTSWTSPCPDDWAQYVLTSPEELSRFGSSVTTVKSERKKEVVVAAERSSAKARLGGRLFVYSL, encoded by the exons ATGGTTGGTCTGAAGATTTGGTCTGTCTCTCTGGTTATACTCTACCATTTCTGTCAGAGATGTATCCCGTGTGGAATTTCAACACATGTTGAAATAG CACACAGAGCTCTGGAATTTTTCACTAATCATGAAGGGAGTGTTAATTATAGAAAG TTATTATTAAAGCACCAAGATGCTTTTCAGGCTGGAAGCATTTATCCTGATGCCTTTTATCCTCCAATCTGCAAACGTG GAATGTTCCATGATGTGTCTGAAGACACTCACTGGTCACCATTTCTCAAAGCAAGTATTGACTACATCAGAAGGAATTATCCTCAGCCTTGGGAAGAG GCTACAGAGAAGCTGGTGGCTTTCCTGTTTGGAATTGCTTCACATATGGTGGCAGATGTTAGCTGGCATAGCCTGGGCATCGACCAAGGATTTCTAAAGGCCATGGGAGAA atTGATTTTCGTGGTTCATACTCAGAAGCTCACAGTGTTGGAGATTTTG GAGGAGATGTAGTGAGTCAGTCTGAGCTGGACTTCAGTTACCTGGCATCGAGTTG GCATGGAGAAAGGCTTCTTGTTGGCAAG CTTTTTCCAACATTTGCTAGTAAATCTCCATTTCTGGTGGACAAGTTCCACGAATATTTCCTTGGGGGAGTGGATGACATGGCATTCTGGACCAACAACATTTTTGAGCTGACGAGCCACATGCTAGAGAATGGAAGCAG TGACTGCTACCTGCCTGAGAACCCTCTGTTCATAAACTGCACAAAGGAGCACAAGGACAGCCACAT CAGAAACAAACAATCAAAACATGAACATCACAAGAATACAAATTCTTTGCTTTCAGAAACACTTGAGAAGAATATAAACTACACTGAGAGAGGAGTTCAGTTTGACATACAGCCTTGGGCAACA aaatcCCTCCACTTGATAAACCATGCTTTTAAAACCAATGTCTGGAGAGCATTAGGAGCTACACATCAGAAATCTTCTAAGCACATCTCCAAGCCAGCAGCTTCATATTTTCTGACTTCACCCTATGCTAGGCTTGGatg GGCACTGATCTCAGCTGACCTAAACCAGGATGGATATGAAGATCTGGTGGCTGGAGCACCAGGGTACAGCACCATGGGCCGAGTTCAGATAGGAAGGGTGTATGTGGTCTATGGCAACCAGTCAGGTTTGCCACCAGGGGACATGGATCTGGATGGGAAAGCTGACCAAGTACTACAGGGTCATCAG CCTTCAGGAAGATTTGGTTCTGCCTTGGCAGTCCTGGACTTCAATGAGGATGGAGTGCCAGATCTGGCAATTGGAGCACCTTCTGTGGGATCTCAGTTTCTTACCTACAAA GGTGCTGTGTATGTCTACTTTGGAACGGAGAGAAGAGGCTTGGCACCTCAGCCAAACGTTACCATAACGTGTCAG TATTCCTACTGTAATCTTGGTTGGTCCCTCCTGGCAGCTGATGTTGATGGGAATGGAAATGCTGATCTGGTTGTGGGCTCTCCATATGCTCCCGGTGGTGGAAAGCAGAAAGGATTTGTGGTTGCATTTTACTCTCATTTCAACAGGAGCCACCAAG GACTTCTCTCAGTACAGGATGCCAACTGGATGGTGCAGGGGGAAGAAAACTATGCTTGGTTTGGATTTTCACTTGCTAGCTGCCAGCTGGAGAACATGACATTACTGCTGATTGGTAGCCCTACATGGAAGACTTGTTCTAG CTGCAATCCCCTCTTGCTGGATGTCAGACAGAGTGTTGGGAAGGTGTACGGGTATAACCCACCAAGTACAGAGCCCTGGTTTGAGATCACTGGAGACAAG GAGATGGGCAGAATGGGTTTGTCTCTGGCCAGTGGTGTGCTGTCTGTGGCGGGGAACACAAGGAAAGTTTTGGTGGTGGGTGCACCTACTGCAG acaGCCTGTCTAGGATTTTATTTATGTCCTCAGTGCTGCATCAAGCTGGACTGGCTCTGGTTTATGATCTGTCAAACAGCACCAAGCCTTCTCTGCTCAGCACATTCAGTGGGGACAGGAGGTTTTCTCGTTTCGGAGGAGACATATACCTAAGTGATCTGGATAGTGACGGACTAG ATGAAATGATTGTGGCATCCCCACTGCGAACTAGTGGCGTCACCTCAGTCCTGGCTGGTGGGGCTGCTGGCCGTGTTTATATTTTCAGTGGCAGACAGGCATCCTCAGGGAATGTGACAGGCCACTGCACATCATGGACATCTCCTTGTCCTGACGACTGG GCGCAGTATGTCCTGACTTCTCCTGAG GAACTATCAAGATTTGGGAGTTCCGTTACCACtgtgaaatctgaaagaaag AAAGAAGTTGTAGTGGCAGCAGAGAGAAGTTCTGCGAAAGCTCGACTTGGTGGAAGGCTTTTTGTCTACTCACTCTAG